From a region of the Macrobrachium nipponense isolate FS-2020 chromosome 3, ASM1510439v2, whole genome shotgun sequence genome:
- the LOC135221760 gene encoding ubiquitin carboxyl-terminal hydrolase 8-like, producing the protein MGKRMKSLDYSISNFSARYECQPAEGTNQENAACIETGNFYGFEELETGKARRLNKHRCFILRQEEETNLFEGFKEAEVIKARKTNLKKVTHLRGLQKHETNKHTPHYVAKKIPGLLNLGNTCYMNSVMQCLNCVEPLVKYFTEGTYHSDIYSMSKYGGTLAREVGAALEAMNNGIYSPIALQDLKSVIGNLHFPFRGSRQHDSHEFLLFLLSWLHEDLRGGTMPFLQDTQDCMLEDVENNESSVICSLFQGENRHRIICNTCQYEPLSYEPFTIMSLSLPFSGGCTLADLLQNTYMDSCIDYKCPRCKTQGKGTRKSDIRKLPPVLVLHLNRFDYNISARKKQNYVDFPLENLSLVEHATSTKRGSTQYNLCGVSNHYGSLNAGHYTSFCKSYDSKFWYRCDDQNVTKLRTSVKTSAAYLLFYESVHINNMNLQ; encoded by the coding sequence ATGGGAAAAAGGATGAAAAGCTTAGACTACTCCATTTCTAATTTCTCTGCAAGATATGAATGCCAACCAGCAGAGGGAACCAATCAAGAGAATGCTGCTTGCATTGAAACTGGAAATTTTTATGGTTTTGAAGAGTTAGAGACTGGAAAGGCAAGGAGATTAAACAAACACAGGTGCTTCATTTTAAGGCAGGAGGAAGAGACAAACTTATTTGAAGGCTTTAAAGAAGCAGAAGTAATTAAAGCTAGAAAAACAAACTTGAAAAAAGTCACTCATCTTAGAGGTCTCcaaaaacatgaaactaataaACATACACCACATTATGTTGCCAAGAAAATCCCTGGACTTCTGAATCTTGGAAATACCTGCTATATGAACTCAGTAATGCAATGCCTCAACTGTGTAGAACctctggtaaaatattttacagaagGGACCTACCATAGTGACATTTACTCTATGAGTAAATATGGAGGCACCCTGGCAAGGGAAGTGGGAGCTGCACTAGAAGCAATGAACAATGGAATATACAGTCCCATTGCATTGCAGGATCTGAAATCTGTAATTGGAAATCTCCACTTTCCCTTTCGGGGATCTCGGCAGCATGATTCTCATGaattccttctgtttcttctaAGCTGGTTGCATGAGGATCTAAGAGGTGGAACTATGCCATTCTTGCAAGATACTCAAGATTGTATGTTAGAAGATGTAGAAAACAATGAGTCTTCTGTTATATGCTCACTCTTCCAAGGCGAAAATCGGCATAGGATCATTTGTAATACTTGCCAATATGAACCCCTTTCCTATGAACCATTTACCATTATGTCTTTATCATTACCTTTTAGTGGAGGTTGTACACTGGCTGACTTACTTCAGAACACCTATATGGATAGCTGCATTGATTATAAGTGTCCAAGATGCAAAACACAAGGAAAGGGCACTCGTAAATCTGACATCAGAAAGCTGCCTCCTGTACTAGTCCTACATTTAAACCGGTTTGATTATAACATCTCTGCAAGGAAGAAGCAAAATTATGTTGATTTTCCTTTGGAAAATCTGAGTTTGGTAGAACATGCCACATCCACAAAAAGGGGCTCCACTCAGTATAATCTATGTGGTGTATCTAACCACTATGGAAGTCTGAATGCTGGACACTACACTAGTTTTTGTAAATCATATGATAGCAAATTCTGGTACAGATGTGATGATCAAAATGTCACCAAATTAAGAACATCAGTAAAAACTTCTGCtgcatatttattgttttatgaatCAGTCCATATCAACAATATGAATCTTCAGTAA